From a region of the Rhodococcus sp. 4CII genome:
- a CDS encoding thiolase family protein: MSTVSIIGAGLSKFGRQPDTTGRGLALDAIASALADAGIAWTDVQVAFGGSDGSGLADTLVSELGLTGIPFTNVKNGCATGGSALVSAVNAIRAGAADIALAVGFDKHPRGAFDPAPEDWGLPVGYGEAGLMVTTQFFGIKIARYMREHGITAPTLAAVAEKAYRNGSLNPNAWRREPLSAAAIAAADMVNDPLTRYMFCSPGEGGAAVVVASEAAVRRLGGRPVQLRGIAAGTRRFGSFEVFGPAIQGEGTPPSVSTSVATAAFEQAGLGPSDVDVAQLQDTESGAEIMHLAECGFCEHGEQEKLIAAGETEIGGRIPINTDGGCIANGEPIGASGLRQIHEIVTQLRGEAGARQVPGNPRIGFTHVYGAPGISACTVLSV, from the coding sequence ATGTCCACCGTGTCGATCATCGGGGCCGGACTCTCGAAATTCGGACGTCAGCCCGACACGACGGGTCGCGGGCTCGCCCTGGACGCGATCGCGTCCGCCCTGGCCGACGCCGGCATCGCGTGGACCGATGTTCAGGTCGCGTTCGGTGGCAGCGACGGTTCCGGGCTTGCCGACACCCTGGTGTCCGAACTCGGACTCACCGGGATCCCGTTCACCAATGTCAAGAACGGGTGCGCGACCGGCGGTAGCGCGCTGGTGTCGGCCGTCAACGCCATCCGTGCGGGCGCCGCCGACATCGCACTCGCGGTCGGTTTCGACAAACATCCGCGCGGCGCGTTCGATCCCGCACCGGAGGATTGGGGTCTGCCCGTCGGCTACGGCGAGGCAGGTCTCATGGTCACCACACAGTTCTTCGGCATCAAGATCGCGCGGTACATGCGCGAACACGGGATCACCGCGCCCACATTGGCCGCCGTGGCGGAGAAGGCGTATCGCAACGGGTCCCTGAACCCGAACGCCTGGCGGCGTGAACCCCTCTCCGCTGCGGCGATCGCCGCCGCGGACATGGTCAACGACCCCCTGACCCGGTACATGTTCTGCTCACCCGGCGAGGGCGGTGCGGCCGTCGTCGTGGCGAGCGAGGCCGCCGTCCGGCGACTCGGCGGAAGACCTGTGCAACTGCGGGGCATTGCGGCCGGCACCCGCCGGTTCGGCTCCTTCGAAGTGTTCGGCCCGGCAATTCAGGGTGAGGGAACCCCACCCAGCGTGAGCACGTCCGTCGCAACCGCGGCATTCGAGCAGGCCGGCCTCGGCCCGTCCGACGTGGACGTGGCACAACTCCAGGACACGGAGAGCGGTGCCGAGATCATGCACCTGGCCGAATGCGGATTCTGCGAGCACGGCGAACAGGAAAAGCTCATCGCGGCAGGCGAAACGGAGATCGGCGGACGGATCCCGATCAACACCGACGGTGGCTGCATCGCGAACGGGGAACCGATCGGCGCGTCCGGTCTCCGGCAGATACACGAGATCGTCACGCAGTTGCGCGGGGAGGCCGGTGCCCGCCAGGTCCCCGGAAACCCGCGCATCGGATTCACCCACGTCTACGGTGCCCCCGGGATCAGTGCCTGCACCGTCCTGTCAGTCTGA
- a CDS encoding Zn-ribbon domain-containing OB-fold protein: MGETHTAPALDARRCSDCGAVAFPATRVCSRCAGTSMAPFTVSARGTVWAYTVQRFAPKSPPYVPPPDGFSPFAVGYVELPEGIRIEAVLECHDFAELDGGAPVTLVATAPVPRFATDAYLKETR, from the coding sequence ATGGGCGAGACACACACCGCGCCGGCGCTCGACGCACGCCGCTGCTCGGACTGCGGGGCGGTCGCGTTCCCGGCCACCCGCGTGTGCTCGAGGTGTGCCGGAACGTCGATGGCGCCGTTCACGGTGAGTGCACGCGGAACGGTCTGGGCGTACACCGTTCAGCGGTTCGCCCCGAAATCCCCGCCGTATGTTCCGCCGCCGGACGGGTTCTCGCCGTTCGCCGTCGGATACGTCGAACTCCCCGAGGGAATCAGGATCGAAGCCGTGCTCGAATGCCACGACTTCGCCGAGCTGGACGGTGGGGCGCCGGTGACCTTGGTCGCCACGGCACCGGTGCCCCGGTTCGCCACCGACGCGTATCTGAAGGAGACCCGCTGA